In the genome of Treponema pedis, one region contains:
- a CDS encoding DUF969 domain-containing protein produces MNYFVLIGVAIIIVGFILKLDVVAVVLLSGLVTGLISGKGVVEILNDIGTGFINNRYMSLFFLSIPAIVIMERYGLKEKAADFIKKIKGVSAGMVIWLYIAIRTAAAALSIRLGGHISFVRPLILPMAEGAAQKNIKLTEDDIEKIKALAGASENYGNFFGQNIFPVSSGVLLITGTLKEQGLDVTNTDIAKYSVLAGVAMVLIALVQCWLFERNLRKGEKADV; encoded by the coding sequence ATGAATTATTTTGTTTTAATCGGCGTTGCTATTATCATTGTCGGTTTTATTTTAAAACTCGATGTAGTAGCTGTTGTATTGCTTTCCGGTCTTGTAACCGGTTTAATTTCCGGCAAGGGCGTTGTAGAAATTCTAAACGATATAGGAACCGGTTTTATAAATAACCGCTATATGAGTTTGTTCTTTCTTTCAATTCCGGCTATAGTTATAATGGAGCGGTACGGGCTTAAAGAAAAAGCGGCCGATTTTATTAAAAAAATTAAGGGTGTAAGCGCAGGAATGGTAATTTGGCTTTACATTGCCATACGTACTGCCGCTGCGGCTTTGTCCATACGCTTAGGCGGTCATATTTCTTTTGTACGTCCGCTTATTTTGCCCATGGCGGAAGGAGCCGCACAAAAAAACATTAAACTTACCGAAGATGATATTGAAAAAATAAAGGCTTTAGCGGGAGCTTCCGAAAATTATGGAAATTTTTTCGGACAAAATATTTTTCCCGTTTCTTCAGGTGTACTTTTAATTACCGGTACATTAAAAGAACAGGGATTGGACGTAACGAATACCGATATCGCAAAATATTCCGTTTTAGCCGGTGTTGCAATGGTACTTATTGCTCTTGTACAATGCTGGTTGTTTGAACGTAATCTTAGAAAAGGAGAAAAGGCCGATGTTTAG
- a CDS encoding SpiroCoCo family coiled-coil protein, translating to MIYIVLNIVTLIICIAIIIGFRQSDKNNRSIEKAKRYGEKIKEDLDIFINEKRSALTDLTTELGVQQTRAIATVKKLDEVYDQFMKNTGTIETRSAAIQEIDRYITKSEQTVQKLMDMTALAEKNLTEIGKEADFIDSLAKSINKAKAELSDVTGKIPEMQNRFAEEADAKLEVYKTKILEEMQLVIDDVENRLAAAQKNTNDVLEVAAIKLQDIYKQAYTAAADKAGSLQEAAFAKLKEETAERVQNYRREFEETSAQLETEINSGLEEAKQAAAEFKSDWETQIKDFISQIQYDITKTEEDINGRIDSIMEKLNETENSSAQRSDSLSADLNQTEAVMRSQFNSLASNFQDNINSLAKFTDKKLSDFKTQTESRFTKFEETIAGVDSLKEEIEKAQENIKAELLAEISAYASSIKQTQQNFLSEFTGNSDRINERMKTIDASIEELKTKAYANVSEKLKMFEDDFFADLAKRSDAISLSFDQWKEDVSANMALLASENESSRKDIETQYKQELRTRIAQAAEEYKQQFLRLDEKVGEISNNLNMRLSAADDRIQSYADKLNEDVNKISEKAVKHLEGEISVFKAQLQDAIRLQNGELENGAKILQERLASIREESEASLETVKKDFEAWKNRTDQQFTEARSLFDDKITSFESLTENAIKNLDAKYNSQYRDFITKSGDSFENIQAKIDAVDGKIASINDELTEHAAQITAKFNGEVDEAKTSIDKKLRDASTEAERSVQKINEMILAVRTELDETQEKIREKIQSDADRLNSVIEEIDKKQNAFVTQTRIFERADELKAGLEKDIEDLKGEVTRFEVYRNAIDNLSLQYEKVTHLEEEANIKIARFMSERKNIELLESEFVKLNTLSDSMDKKNNRAYRCKR from the coding sequence ATGATTTATATTGTTTTAAATATTGTAACGCTGATAATTTGTATTGCTATTATAATAGGTTTTAGACAAAGTGATAAAAACAACCGTTCAATCGAAAAAGCCAAACGTTACGGCGAAAAAATCAAAGAAGATTTGGATATTTTTATAAATGAAAAACGTTCGGCTCTTACCGACCTTACAACCGAACTGGGAGTTCAACAAACGAGGGCAATCGCAACGGTAAAAAAGCTCGACGAAGTTTATGACCAATTTATGAAAAATACAGGTACTATCGAAACCCGTTCCGCTGCAATTCAGGAAATAGACCGTTATATAACAAAATCCGAACAAACCGTTCAAAAACTTATGGATATGACGGCATTGGCCGAAAAAAACCTTACCGAAATCGGCAAGGAGGCCGATTTTATAGATTCTCTCGCAAAATCGATTAACAAGGCAAAGGCGGAGTTAAGCGATGTAACGGGAAAAATTCCCGAAATGCAAAACCGTTTTGCGGAGGAAGCCGATGCAAAGCTTGAAGTATATAAAACAAAAATTTTAGAAGAAATGCAGCTTGTAATAGACGATGTGGAAAACCGTCTTGCCGCCGCACAAAAAAATACGAACGATGTTTTGGAAGTCGCCGCAATTAAATTACAGGATATTTATAAACAAGCGTACACCGCCGCCGCCGATAAGGCCGGTTCCTTACAGGAAGCCGCCTTTGCAAAGCTTAAAGAAGAAACCGCCGAGCGCGTTCAAAATTACCGTCGGGAATTTGAAGAAACCTCGGCACAGCTTGAAACTGAAATAAATTCCGGTTTGGAAGAAGCAAAACAGGCCGCCGCCGAATTTAAATCGGATTGGGAAACGCAGATAAAAGATTTTATTTCTCAAATTCAATATGACATTACCAAAACCGAAGAAGATATAAACGGCCGTATAGATTCCATTATGGAAAAACTGAATGAAACCGAAAACTCTTCCGCACAGCGCTCGGATTCTCTTTCGGCCGATTTAAATCAAACGGAAGCTGTAATGCGCTCTCAGTTTAATTCTCTTGCTTCCAATTTTCAGGATAATATAAATTCTCTTGCGAAATTTACCGACAAAAAGTTGAGCGATTTTAAAACCCAAACCGAAAGCCGCTTTACGAAATTCGAAGAAACAATTGCAGGAGTGGATTCTTTAAAAGAAGAAATAGAAAAAGCTCAGGAAAATATAAAGGCGGAGCTGCTTGCCGAAATTTCCGCTTATGCAAGTTCCATTAAACAAACGCAGCAAAACTTTTTGTCGGAATTTACGGGTAATTCCGACAGAATAAATGAGCGTATGAAAACAATCGATGCAAGTATAGAAGAGCTTAAAACAAAGGCTTACGCCAATGTTTCCGAAAAGCTTAAAATGTTTGAAGACGATTTTTTTGCCGACCTTGCAAAGCGCAGCGATGCAATCAGTCTCAGCTTTGACCAATGGAAAGAAGATGTTTCGGCAAATATGGCTCTGCTTGCTTCCGAAAACGAGTCTTCAAGAAAAGATATTGAAACTCAGTATAAACAGGAATTGCGCACACGTATCGCACAGGCGGCGGAAGAATATAAACAGCAATTTTTACGTCTTGACGAAAAAGTCGGAGAAATTTCAAATAATTTAAATATGCGTTTAAGTGCGGCTGATGACAGAATTCAAAGTTATGCCGATAAATTAAACGAAGATGTAAATAAAATAAGTGAAAAAGCGGTTAAACATCTTGAAGGAGAAATTTCCGTGTTTAAGGCTCAACTGCAAGATGCAATACGTTTACAAAACGGAGAGCTTGAAAACGGAGCTAAAATTCTTCAGGAAAGACTTGCTTCTATCCGTGAAGAATCGGAAGCAAGTCTTGAAACGGTAAAAAAAGATTTCGAGGCATGGAAAAACAGAACCGACCAGCAGTTTACCGAAGCGCGTTCTTTGTTTGACGATAAAATTACAAGTTTTGAAAGTTTAACCGAAAATGCGATAAAGAATTTGGATGCAAAGTATAATTCTCAATATAGGGATTTTATTACAAAGAGCGGAGATTCTTTTGAAAACATTCAGGCTAAAATCGATGCCGTTGACGGAAAAATCGCTTCGATAAATGATGAGCTTACGGAACATGCCGCCCAAATTACGGCCAAATTTAACGGCGAAGTTGATGAAGCGAAGACTTCAATAGATAAAAAACTTCGCGATGCAAGTACGGAGGCGGAGCGTTCCGTACAAAAGATAAATGAAATGATTTTAGCGGTAAGAACGGAACTTGACGAAACTCAGGAAAAAATCCGCGAAAAAATTCAATCCGATGCGGATAGACTTAATTCCGTAATTGAAGAGATAGATAAAAAGCAAAATGCATTTGTTACCCAGACGAGAATTTTCGAGCGTGCCGATGAATTAAAAGCCGGTCTTGAAAAGGATATAGAAGACCTTAAGGGAGAAGTTACGCGTTTTGAAGTTTACAGAAATGCAATTGATAATTTAAGTTTGCAGTATGAAAAAGTTACGCACTTGGAAGAAGAGGCGAACATAAAAATTGCACGCTTTATGAGCGAGCGTAAAAATATAGAATTGCTGGAAAGCGAATTTGTAAAATTAAATACGCTTTCCGATTCTATGGATAAAAAAAATAATAGAGCTTACCGGTGTAAACGATGA
- a CDS encoding ABC transporter ATP-binding protein, with translation MVSEESKTLKVKNICKTFETINGKIEALRDISFEIPEASCTVIGGENGSGKSLLTAIIAGLEQADSGKVISYAKTGLVFQEAETQILGETPREDIAFGPKNLKWEKERISKAVDTALKKTALTEKADFPARFLSGGEKRKLAAACMIAMDLPIIILDEPYANLDYGGVRQINALIKDLKKEGKTLIILTHEIEKCLGLADKFIVLFKGKKVFDDTPDKALKLNLEQWNIKNPLTSYTSIEDLVW, from the coding sequence ATGGTATCTGAAGAATCAAAAACACTGAAAGTTAAAAATATATGTAAAACTTTTGAGACGATAAACGGAAAAATTGAAGCCTTACGGGACATAAGTTTTGAAATTCCTGAAGCCTCATGCACTGTTATCGGAGGGGAAAACGGCTCCGGTAAAAGTCTTCTTACGGCCATTATTGCAGGTCTTGAACAGGCGGATTCGGGAAAGGTTATTTCATACGCAAAAACGGGCCTTGTTTTTCAGGAAGCGGAAACGCAAATTTTAGGAGAAACACCCCGCGAAGATATTGCTTTCGGCCCTAAAAATTTAAAATGGGAAAAAGAAAGAATTTCAAAAGCCGTCGATACGGCTCTTAAAAAAACGGCCTTAACCGAAAAAGCGGATTTCCCCGCCCGCTTTCTTTCAGGAGGCGAAAAACGAAAACTTGCCGCCGCCTGTATGATTGCTATGGATTTACCTATCATCATATTGGACGAACCGTATGCAAACCTCGATTACGGCGGAGTGCGTCAAATAAACGCTCTTATTAAAGATTTGAAAAAAGAAGGAAAAACGCTAATAATTCTTACACACGAAATAGAAAAATGCTTAGGCCTTGCGGATAAGTTTATAGTTTTATTTAAAGGGAAAAAAGTTTTTGACGATACGCCCGATAAAGCTCTTAAACTGAATCTTGAACAATGGAATATTAAAAACCCTCTTACGTCATATACTTCAATAGAAGATTTGGTATGGTAA
- a CDS encoding DUF4398 domain-containing protein: MKKLAIAVILGLILLPVFAVSYDDNEYQRKSRAYTELANKSYDEGDYDAAIEYAKLAEDFARQSSEFIQLMLARTEAEQEMNKARTRFTWAKQNGAEEKYPEEYASAETALTAGSVAFDNENYDVAVVCAHKVLDALSVVKGGEASSSGSSMAKDDSMSSDSMLEELPAEYRIRTWRGERDCLWNIAGKKEVYDNPFMWKKLFDANKDKLPDASNPNWVEPGIILTIPSIRGEKRSGLYDHSKTYKSLPKK, from the coding sequence ATGAAAAAACTTGCAATAGCCGTAATATTAGGTTTAATTTTACTGCCTGTTTTTGCAGTATCCTATGATGATAATGAATATCAGCGCAAGAGCCGTGCGTATACCGAGCTGGCAAACAAATCTTATGATGAAGGAGATTACGATGCCGCAATAGAATATGCAAAACTTGCGGAAGATTTTGCAAGACAATCTTCGGAATTTATTCAACTTATGCTTGCGCGCACCGAAGCCGAACAGGAAATGAATAAGGCGAGAACCCGCTTTACTTGGGCAAAGCAAAACGGAGCCGAAGAAAAATACCCTGAAGAGTATGCTTCCGCTGAAACGGCATTAACGGCGGGAAGTGTAGCTTTCGATAACGAAAATTATGATGTGGCTGTAGTTTGTGCACATAAAGTATTGGACGCTCTTTCCGTTGTAAAAGGCGGAGAAGCTTCCTCTTCAGGAAGTTCCATGGCAAAAGATGATTCTATGAGTTCAGACTCTATGCTTGAAGAGCTTCCGGCCGAATATAGGATACGTACATGGCGAGGTGAACGGGATTGTTTGTGGAATATCGCCGGGAAAAAAGAAGTTTACGATAATCCTTTTATGTGGAAAAAGTTATTTGATGCAAATAAAGATAAATTACCCGATGCTTCAAACCCTAACTGGGTAGAACCGGGAATTATTTTAACTATTCCGAGTATACGAGGAGAAAAACGCTCAGGTCTTTACGACCATTCAAAAACATATAAATCTCTTCCTAAAAAATAA
- the pcp gene encoding pyroglutamyl-peptidase I, with translation MKILVTGFDPFGGEKINPALETIKLLPDTILSAKIIKLEIPTVIGKSVAKIKETIEKEEPDVVLSIGQAGGRADISVERIGINIDDCRIPDNEGNQPIDEPVVKGGPAAYFVTLPIKAIVEKLRLEKIPASVSNTAGTFICNHVCYGVSHIAAAKTSEGKPMKSGFIHIPFLPEQVIDKAATMPSMSLKTIVKGITLAIEAIVENASDIKVSGGKIC, from the coding sequence ATGAAGATTTTAGTTACCGGTTTTGACCCTTTCGGCGGAGAAAAAATTAACCCCGCATTGGAAACAATTAAACTGCTTCCCGATACGATTTTAAGCGCAAAAATTATAAAGCTTGAAATCCCTACGGTTATAGGAAAATCCGTGGCAAAAATTAAGGAAACAATTGAAAAAGAAGAACCTGATGTTGTTTTAAGCATAGGGCAGGCGGGAGGCAGGGCCGATATTTCCGTAGAACGAATCGGAATAAATATAGATGATTGCCGAATTCCCGATAACGAGGGTAATCAACCTATAGACGAGCCCGTTGTAAAAGGCGGGCCTGCGGCGTATTTTGTAACCTTACCTATTAAAGCCATTGTCGAAAAACTGAGATTGGAAAAAATTCCCGCTTCCGTTTCAAACACTGCGGGAACTTTTATATGTAACCATGTTTGTTACGGAGTATCTCATATAGCGGCTGCAAAAACCTCTGAGGGAAAACCTATGAAAAGCGGTTTTATTCATATTCCGTTTTTACCCGAACAGGTTATAGATAAGGCGGCAACAATGCCTTCAATGAGTTTAAAAACTATAGTTAAAGGAATTACTCTTGCTATTGAAGCGATTGTAGAAAATGCTTCGGATATAAAAGTTTCAGGCGGAAAAATCTGCTGA
- a CDS encoding IMP dehydrogenase, producing the protein MAFFYDEPSHTFSEYLLVPRLSGTNHIPSAVSLQTPLTKFKKGKKPKIRLNIPLVSAIMQSVSDDGMAIALAREGGLAFIFGSQSIENEAAMTARVKNYRAGFVESDSNLTPKNTLSDVLALKAKTDHTTVAVTEDGTAHGKLLGVVTGRDYRIGHIADDTPVEKFMTPIERLHVAEEGVSLKKAHDIIWEYKLNSLPILNKNGNLVAFVFRKDYESNAENPLELLDEKKRYMVGAGINTRDYRERVPALIEAGADVLCIDSSDGFSEWQKQTIKFVKDLYGDSVPIGAGNVVDADGFNFLAKAGADFIKVGIGGGSICITRETKGIGRGQATAVIEVAKARDEYFKKTGVYIPICSDGGIVFDYHITLALAMGSDFCMLGRYFARFDESPTNKVLINGNYMKEYWGEGSARARNWQRYDSGGEKKLSFEEGVDSYVPYAGKLHDNVSVTLNKIRSTMCNCGVLNIEEFKKEAKLTLVSSASIIEGGPHDVVLKDIGHTSGNNY; encoded by the coding sequence ATGGCGTTTTTTTACGATGAACCTTCGCATACTTTCAGCGAATACTTGTTAGTACCGCGCCTTTCAGGTACTAATCACATTCCTTCGGCGGTATCTCTTCAAACTCCGCTTACCAAATTTAAAAAAGGAAAAAAACCGAAAATCCGCTTAAACATACCGCTTGTTTCCGCAATAATGCAATCGGTTTCGGACGACGGAATGGCAATTGCTTTGGCACGCGAAGGAGGTCTTGCTTTTATATTCGGTTCGCAATCAATCGAAAATGAAGCTGCAATGACTGCACGTGTTAAAAATTATAGAGCAGGCTTTGTAGAAAGCGATTCCAATCTTACGCCTAAGAATACCCTGTCCGATGTGCTTGCCTTAAAAGCAAAGACCGACCATACAACGGTTGCGGTTACCGAAGACGGAACCGCTCACGGAAAACTTTTAGGAGTAGTTACAGGACGCGACTATAGAATAGGTCATATTGCAGACGATACGCCGGTAGAAAAATTTATGACACCTATAGAAAGACTCCACGTTGCGGAAGAAGGAGTTTCACTGAAAAAAGCACATGATATAATTTGGGAATATAAATTAAATTCTCTTCCCATTTTAAATAAAAACGGTAATCTTGTTGCCTTTGTTTTTAGAAAAGATTACGAAAGCAACGCCGAAAATCCTTTAGAATTACTTGATGAAAAAAAACGCTATATGGTAGGAGCCGGAATAAATACGCGGGATTATCGGGAAAGGGTGCCCGCCTTAATTGAAGCCGGAGCCGATGTGCTTTGTATCGATTCTTCTGACGGCTTCAGCGAATGGCAAAAGCAGACTATAAAATTCGTAAAAGACCTCTACGGAGATTCCGTTCCGATAGGAGCCGGCAATGTCGTCGATGCGGACGGCTTTAATTTTTTAGCGAAAGCCGGAGCCGATTTTATTAAAGTCGGAATCGGGGGCGGGTCAATTTGCATTACCCGTGAAACAAAAGGCATAGGACGAGGTCAGGCTACGGCGGTAATAGAAGTTGCGAAAGCCAGAGACGAGTATTTTAAAAAAACCGGAGTTTATATTCCCATTTGTTCGGACGGCGGAATTGTTTTCGATTACCACATAACATTAGCCCTTGCAATGGGAAGCGATTTTTGTATGCTAGGAAGATACTTTGCCCGCTTTGATGAAAGCCCGACAAATAAGGTCTTAATTAACGGAAATTATATGAAAGAATATTGGGGAGAAGGCTCCGCACGCGCACGTAATTGGCAGCGCTACGATTCAGGCGGAGAAAAAAAACTTTCATTTGAAGAAGGGGTTGACTCTTATGTTCCGTATGCCGGAAAGCTGCACGACAATGTTTCCGTAACCTTAAATAAAATACGCTCTACAATGTGTAACTGCGGTGTTCTAAATATAGAAGAATTCAAAAAAGAAGCGAAATTAACATTAGTTTCTTCTGCAAGCATTATAGAAGGCGGCCCGCATGATGTAGTACTTAAAGATATAGGCCATACTTCGGGAAATAATTATTAA
- a CDS encoding biotin transporter BioY: protein MNKIGIKSAFIAVLAAIICIGGFMIIPLGAVPIVLQNVLCILAAVLIGGKLAGAPAALFLAAGLIGFPVYAGGRGGIGVWLGPTGGFLLGYLLGAVIAGFIAGTPSVSEKKICKSAIIRISLAVFAGMVILYIPGVIRFSAWAAAGGKIPQDKNLFTYTVGVCVLPYLPGDFLKTAVAIPVALKLRPIFAQYLHLEK from the coding sequence ATGAATAAAATAGGAATAAAATCGGCATTTATAGCAGTACTTGCGGCAATTATATGTATAGGCGGTTTTATGATTATTCCTCTGGGAGCGGTTCCGATTGTATTGCAAAATGTTTTATGTATTTTAGCGGCGGTTCTTATCGGGGGCAAACTTGCAGGAGCTCCGGCAGCACTCTTTCTTGCCGCAGGATTGATAGGTTTTCCGGTATATGCAGGCGGCAGAGGCGGCATAGGGGTATGGCTGGGGCCTACGGGAGGCTTTCTTTTAGGATATTTACTCGGAGCCGTTATTGCAGGTTTTATTGCAGGCACACCTTCGGTTTCCGAAAAAAAGATATGCAAATCCGCAATTATCCGAATTTCCCTTGCCGTCTTTGCAGGAATGGTTATTCTGTACATTCCGGGTGTTATCCGGTTTTCGGCATGGGCGGCGGCGGGAGGAAAAATACCTCAGGACAAAAACCTTTTTACATATACTGTGGGTGTATGCGTTTTACCCTATTTGCCCGGAGATTTTTTAAAAACGGCCGTTGCAATTCCCGTTGCATTAAAACTGCGCCCTATTTTTGCTCAATATTTGCATTTAGAAAAATAA
- a CDS encoding SpiroCoCo family coiled-coil protein, with the protein MRKLEEGIGDVNTRYERLEKKGAVLDQTMQSIDSAFEDLKELEAEIKNFKADVNNLPPEIEKIKTSVDTLLENHGRAEEVCERIETLDSSLEELNEKMESLKQARSWLAATETRLKDISKNSEEQLKLMADLFKSEKGDRLEDSIVPRSKQENVLQLSRQGWKEAEIAKALNLSVGEVDLILEYSDKI; encoded by the coding sequence ATACGTAAACTTGAAGAAGGTATAGGCGATGTTAATACACGCTATGAAAGGCTTGAAAAAAAAGGCGCGGTTTTGGACCAAACTATGCAAAGCATAGATTCCGCCTTTGAGGATTTAAAAGAACTTGAAGCGGAAATAAAAAACTTTAAAGCCGACGTAAATAATTTACCGCCCGAAATAGAAAAAATAAAGACTTCCGTCGATACGCTTTTGGAAAATCACGGCAGAGCCGAAGAGGTTTGCGAACGTATTGAAACTTTGGATTCTTCTTTGGAAGAATTAAACGAAAAGATGGAATCATTAAAGCAGGCGAGAAGCTGGCTTGCAGCCACCGAAACGCGCTTAAAAGATATTTCCAAAAATTCCGAAGAGCAGTTAAAGCTTATGGCGGATTTATTTAAATCCGAAAAAGGCGACAGACTTGAAGACAGTATAGTTCCGAGAAGCAAACAGGAAAACGTATTACAGCTTTCAAGACAGGGTTGGAAAGAAGCCGAAATTGCAAAGGCCTTAAATCTTTCGGTAGGCGAAGTGGACCTTATCCTGGAGTACTCGGATAAGATATAA
- a CDS encoding HAD family hydrolase — MNLNISAVAFDIDGTLYPAYRFNLRILPFLLRNFKFMAAFHKTRKEIRRLQLKNPDKVHKDFFDFQVEIFSQYTGKPRKEAEVFLNEEIYSGWKKRFAKIKPYSFVREAAETLKKKGLKIGLLSDFLPEQKNDVWGILPLCDAAIGSEQAGALKPSVIAFKALAEKLGEPCESILYVGNNLRYDVAGANAAGMYTACIKNRLFIFFYKFFNIFRRKKSAGPDIYFSNYRQLLKFVL, encoded by the coding sequence ATGAATTTAAATATTTCTGCGGTTGCATTCGACATTGACGGAACTCTTTATCCAGCATATAGGTTTAATTTGCGGATACTGCCGTTTTTGTTAAGAAATTTTAAGTTTATGGCGGCGTTTCATAAAACCCGTAAAGAAATAAGACGGCTTCAGCTTAAAAATCCCGATAAGGTGCATAAGGATTTTTTTGATTTTCAAGTTGAAATATTTTCGCAGTATACAGGTAAACCGCGTAAAGAAGCCGAAGTGTTCTTAAACGAAGAAATTTATTCAGGTTGGAAAAAACGTTTCGCAAAAATAAAACCTTATTCTTTTGTACGGGAAGCCGCCGAGACATTAAAAAAGAAGGGGTTAAAAATAGGGCTTCTTTCGGATTTTTTGCCTGAACAAAAAAATGACGTGTGGGGAATCCTTCCGCTTTGCGATGCCGCTATAGGCTCCGAACAGGCGGGTGCCTTAAAGCCTTCGGTAATTGCATTTAAGGCTCTTGCCGAAAAATTGGGGGAACCTTGTGAAAGTATTTTATATGTAGGTAATAATTTGCGGTATGATGTTGCCGGAGCCAATGCCGCAGGAATGTATACGGCCTGTATAAAAAACAGGCTTTTTATATTTTTTTATAAGTTTTTTAACATATTCCGAAGAAAAAAATCCGCAGGTCCCGATATTTATTTTTCCAACTATCGCCAATTATTGAAATTTGTGCTATAA
- a CDS encoding DUF979 domain-containing protein, whose product MFSFIFNNTVIIDEIVYGICGIICIITGITAIKDKKIPIGTFLFWTVLGVLFMFGKVFISYIPYGGTIIGALLIGLGILTLTKQVKVADIPAASKEEVFENAKKVGNKIFIPALLIGVTAMLFAQMKSFNISVGTNDAGKAVIFGFSTAQVLGLSSVITLIVAVLLTKAKTKDTFNDTSKMLMQIGASSLLPQLLGVLGAVFAAAGIGKIIGNAAGGIVPQGVPVIGVIAYCAGMVIFTMIMGNAFAAFTVITIGVGIPFVISQGGNPAVVSALGMTCGYCGTLLTPMAANFNIVPASILETRDKYSLIKAQAFMSAALIIVHIILMLIFAF is encoded by the coding sequence ATGTTTAGTTTTATTTTTAACAATACTGTAATTATAGATGAAATAGTATACGGAATTTGCGGAATTATATGTATAATTACCGGCATTACCGCTATTAAAGATAAAAAAATTCCGATAGGAACATTTTTGTTTTGGACTGTTTTAGGCGTTTTGTTTATGTTCGGAAAAGTATTTATATCTTATATTCCTTATGGAGGCACTATTATAGGAGCCTTACTTATAGGTCTCGGAATACTTACCTTAACTAAACAGGTAAAGGTGGCGGATATCCCTGCCGCATCGAAAGAAGAGGTTTTTGAAAATGCAAAAAAAGTGGGGAATAAAATTTTTATTCCCGCCCTTCTTATCGGTGTTACGGCTATGCTTTTTGCCCAAATGAAAAGCTTTAATATTTCGGTGGGCACAAATGATGCGGGTAAAGCTGTTATTTTCGGTTTTTCCACAGCTCAGGTTTTAGGTCTTTCATCCGTTATTACTCTTATAGTTGCCGTACTCTTAACTAAGGCAAAGACGAAAGATACTTTTAACGATACATCGAAAATGCTTATGCAAATAGGAGCCTCAAGTTTACTGCCGCAGCTTTTGGGTGTTTTGGGAGCGGTTTTTGCCGCCGCCGGAATCGGTAAAATTATAGGTAATGCCGCAGGAGGCATTGTACCGCAGGGAGTACCGGTTATAGGTGTTATAGCTTATTGTGCCGGTATGGTTATTTTTACAATGATAATGGGAAATGCCTTTGCGGCTTTTACGGTTATTACAATAGGTGTAGGAATCCCCTTTGTTATTTCTCAAGGAGGAAATCCTGCCGTTGTAAGTGCGTTGGGTATGACTTGCGGATATTGCGGAACCTTGCTTACGCCTATGGCTGCAAACTTTAATATTGTTCCTGCTTCAATTTTGGAAACACGCGATAAATACAGCTTAATTAAAGCTCAAGCTTTTATGTCCGCAGCTCTTATTATCGTGCATATAATTTTAATGCTTATATTTGCATTTTAA